A DNA window from Vigna angularis cultivar LongXiaoDou No.4 chromosome 1, ASM1680809v1, whole genome shotgun sequence contains the following coding sequences:
- the LOC108338297 gene encoding calcium-binding protein CP1, translated as MCPSGRLLSPHAAAADFRPAFEVLDADRDGKISRDDLHAFYAGVHGGVGGGDELIGAMMTVADTNKDGFVEYEEFERVVTGNAETIPVGSGAMEDVFKVMDKDGDGKLSHHDLKTYMAWAGFPATDEDINAMIRLGGGDKNGGVTFDGLLRILALDSAAAH; from the coding sequence ATGTGCCCTTCTGGTCGCCTCCTCAGCCCCCACGCCGCTGCCGCCGATTTCCGCCCCGCATTCGAAGTCCTCGACGCCGATCGCGACGGCAAAATAAGCCGCGACGACCTCCACGCCTTCTACGCGGGCGTTCATGGCGGAGTCGGCGGCGGAGATGAGTTAATTGGGGCAATGATGACGGTGGCCGACACGAACAAGGACGGGTTCGTGGAGTACGAGGAGTTCGAGCGCGTGGTGACGGGAAACGCGGAGACAATACCCGTGGGTAGTGGAGCCATGGAGGACGTGTTCAAGGTCATGGACAAGGACGGCGACGGCAAGCTCAGCCACCACGACCTCAAGACGTATATGGCCTGGGCGGGTTTTCCGGCCACCGACGAAGACATCAACGCGATGATACGCCTCGGCGGCGGCGACAAGAATGGCGGCGTGACGTTCGATGGTTTGCTTCGTATATTAGCCCTTGATTCTGCCGCTGCTCACTGA
- the LOC108346542 gene encoding DNA replication licensing factor MCM2, with product MEPGNPSSPDPESPTSPSVGFNTDQIPHTHTSRASEDDEASVDPDIVRDDLEEQPEEEEDGEDLFNDNFMDDYRRMDEADQFEAFGLDNSFEDDRDFDQMMEDRRAAEMELDAREGRTTNRNKLPQLLHDQDTDDDSHRPSKRARADFRASLPSDDELQSSPGRSRGHSREDQTEDDRDDDEFDDGYEMYQVQGTLREWVTRDEVRRFIARKFKDFLLTYVNPKNEHRDKEYVWLINDMVSASKCSLEIDYKQFIYVHPNIAIWLADAPQSVLEVMEDVTKSVVFDLHPNYRNIHQKIYVRITNLPVYDQIRNIRQIHLNTMIRIGGVVTRRSGVFPQLQQVKYDCNKCGAILGPFFQNSYSEVKVGSCPECQSKGPFTVNIEQTIYRNFQKLTLQESPGIVPAGRLPRYKEVILLNDLIDCARPGEEIEVTGVYTNNFDLSLNTKNGFPVFATVVEANYVTKKQDLFSAYKLTQEDIADIENLAKDPRIGERIMKSIAPSIYGHDDIKTAIALAMFGGQEKNVEGKHRLRGDINVLLLGDPGTAKSQFLKYVEKTGQRAVYTTGKGASAVGLTAAVHRDPITREWTLEGGALVLADRGICLIDEFDKMNDQDRVSIHEAMEQQSISISKAGIVTSLQARCSVIAAANPVGGRYDSSKTFSQNVELTDPIISRFDVLCVVKDVVDPVTDEMLATFVVDSHFKSQPKGANQDDKSFSESKDVHASTVPVDPEILPQELLKKYITYAKLNIFPRLQDADMDKLSHVYAELRRESSHGQGVPIAVRHIESMIRMSEAHARMHLRQHVTQEDVDMAIRVLLESFISTQKFGVQKALQKSFRKYMTFKKDYNELLLYILRELVKNALHFEEIVTGSTSGLTYVDVKVDDLYNKAQEHDIYDLKPFFNSNQFSRANFVLDEERKVIRHRLV from the exons aTGGAACCAGGAAACCCTTCGTCGCCGGATCCCGAATCCCCAACCTCTCCTTCCGTTGGTTTCAACACCGACCAGATTCCTCACACCCACACCAGCCGAGCCTCCGAGGACGACGAGGCTTCCGTTGACCCCGACATCGTACGAGATGATCTCGAGGAACAACCcgaggaagaggaagatggaGAGGATCTCTTCAACGACAATTTCATGGA TGACTATCGGAGAATGGATGAGGCTGACCAGTTCGAAGCTTTCGGGCTGGACAACTCCTTTGAAGACGACAGAGACTTTGATCAAATGATGGAGGATCGAAGGGCTGCGGAGATGGAACTGGACGCACGTGAGGGTCGCACTACCAATCGCAACAAGCTTCCTCAGCTTCTCCACGACCAAG ATACGGATGATGACAGTCACAGGCCTTCTAAAAGGGCTCGAGCTGATTTCAGAGCTTCTTTACCGAGTGATGATGAACTGCAAAGTTCACCTGGAAGGTCACGAGGGCACTCAAGGGAGGATCAAACGGAGGACGATCGAGATGAT GATGAATTTGATGACGGGTATGAGATGTATCAAGTTCAAGGAACACTTAGGGAGTGGGTTACAAGAGATGAAGTGCGCCGCTTCATAGCCAGGAAATTCAAGGACTTCTTACTTACGTATGTTAATCCGAAAAATGAACACCGGGACAAGGAATATGTGTGGTTGATAAATGATATGGTTTCAG CTAGTAAGTGCAGTTTGGAGATTGATTATAAACAATTTATCTATGTTCATCCCAACATCGCCATTTGGCTGGCTGATGCGCCTCAGTCTGTCTTAGAAGTAATGGAAGATGTTACCAAGAGCGTTGTCTTTGATTTGCATccaaattatagaaatataCACCAAAAGATTTACGTACGCATTACCAACTTGCCAGTATACGATCAGATTCGGAATATAAG ACAAATCCACTTGAATACAATGATCCGAATTGGGGGAGTAGTAACTAGGCGCTCCGGAGTTTTTCCCCAGTTGCAGCAGGTGAAGTATGACTGTAACAAATGTGGGGCAATTTTGGGACCCTTTTTCCAGAATTCCTATTCAGAGGTGAAAGTTGGATCCTGTCCTGAGTGCCAATCAAAAGGACCCTTCACTGTCAACATTGAACAG ACAATTTATAGGAACTTTCAGAAGCTTACCCTCCAAGAAAGTCCAGGAATAGTTCCTGCAGGTCGACTTCCAAGATACAAGGAAGTGATATTATTGAATGATCTTATTGACTGCGCTCGGCCTGGCGAAGAGATT GAGGTCACTGGGGTTTATACCAATAATTTTGACTTATCCCTAAACACAAAAAATGGGTTTCCAGTATTTGCCACTGTTGTTGAGGCAAATTATGTTACGAAAAAGCAAGACCTGTTTTCTGCTTACAAACTTACACAGGAAGACATAGCAGACATTGAAAATTTGGCCAAAGACCCTCGAATCGGAGAAAGG ATTATGAAGTCCATTGCTCCATCAATCTATGGTCACGATGACATAAAAACCGCAATCGCTTTAGCTATGTTTGGAGGccaagaaaaaaatgttgaagGAAAGCATCGGCTTCGAGGAGACATAAATGTTCTTCTTCTGGGTGATCCAGGAACAGCGAAGTCTCAATTTCTCAA GTACGTTGAAAAAACTGGACAGAGAGCTGTATACACTACTGGCAAAGGGGCTTCAGCTGTGGGTCTCACGGCTGCTGTTCACAGGGATCCAATCACACGGGAGTGGACTCTTGAGGGAGGAGCCCTTGTTCTAGCCGACAGAGGAATTTGTCTTATTGACGAGTTTGACAAAATGAATGACCAAGATAG GGTGAGTATCCACGAAGCCATGGAGCAGCAGAGTATTAGTATATCAAAAGCTGGAATTGTTACATCTCTTCAGGCACGCTGTTCTGTAATTGCTGCAGCAAATCCTGTTGGAGGAAG ATATGATTCCTCGAAAACATTCTCTCAGAATGTTGAATTGACAGATCCTATTATTTCTCGTTTTGATGTCCTCTGCGTTGTGAAG GATGTTGTTGATCCCGTCACTGATGAAATGCTTGCAACGTTTGTCGTTGACAGTCACTTCAAGTCACAACCCAAGGGTGCTAACCAAGATGATAAGTCCTTTAGTGAGTCCAAAGATGTCCATGCATCCACCGTGCCAGTTGATCCAGAG ATACTTCCTCAAGAACTATTGAAGAAGTACATTACATATGCGAAGTTGAATATTTTTCCAAGGTTACAAGATGCCGATATGGATAAACTGTCTCATGTATATGCGGAATTGCGGAGGGAATCTTCT CACGGACAAGGAGTCCCTATCGCTGTAAGGCACATCGAATCCATGATACGGATGTCTGAAGCTCACGCGAGAATGCATCTCAGACAACATGTTACACAAGAGGATGTGGACATGGCAATTCGTGTTCTACTTGAATCATTCATTTCCACACAGAAGTTTGGGGTTCAGAAGGCTCTTCAAAAG AGCTTTAGAAAGTACATGACTTTCAAGAAGGACTATAATGAACTGCTGCTTTATATTCTCCGGGAGCTTGTAAAAAATGCTCTGCATTTCGAAGAAATTGTCACAGGGTCTACTTCAGGGCTAACTTATGTAGATGTTAAAGTAGATGATCTGTACAATAAG GCTCAAGAGCATGACATCTATGATCTCAAACCATTCTTCAATAGCAACCAGTTTTCAAGGGCCAATTTTGTGTTGGATGAAGAACGGAAAGTGATCAGGCATCGCCTTGTTTGA
- the LOC108346552 gene encoding transcription factor bHLH148, producing MASSSSSSMITNPPTASTERSRDAKRRKKKKTQEREDEKQPRWKSQAQQQIYSSKLRQALARVNLGSASPKGKAVREAADRVLAVTARGRTRWSRAILTNRLKLKFTKHKRQRVAATSPGRSKRARVSVHRLKAKGGASVQRKVRFLGRLVPGCRKEPLPVVLEEAIDYIPALEMQVRAMNALFNLLSAASSSSSSSPSS from the coding sequence ATggcatcatcatcctcatcgtCAATGATCACAAACCCGCCAACAGCGAGCACGGAGCGGTCACGTGACGccaagagaagaaagaagaagaaaacacagGAACGAGAGGACGAGAAGCAGCCCAGGTGGAAATCCCAAGCGCAGCAACAAATCTACTCCTCCAAGCTGCGCCAAGCCTTAGCCAGAGTCAACCTCGGCTCCGCGTCGCCAAAAGGCAAAGCCGTGCGCGAAGCTGCCGACAGAGTCCTGGCCGTGACGGCCAGGGGAAGGACGCGCTGGAGCCGAGCCATCCTCACCAACCGGCTCAAGCTCAAGTTCACGAAACACAAGAGACAGAGAGTGGCGGCGACGTCCCCTGGCCGGTCGAAGAGAGCTCGCGTGAGCGTTCACCGGCTGAAGGCGAAGGGTGGAGCGAGTGTGCAGAGGAAAGTTAGGTTCCTGGGACGGTTGGTTCCCGGTTGCCGGAAAGAACCGTTGCCGGTTGTTCTGGAAGAAGCCATCGATTACATACCCGCGCTTGAGATGCAGGTTCGAGCCATGAACGCTCTCTTTAACCTTCTCTCCGccgcttcttcttcttcgtcttcttctccttcctcgTAA